A stretch of Calditrichia bacterium DNA encodes these proteins:
- a CDS encoding pentapeptide repeat-containing protein, with amino-acid sequence MKILRTISPKEFDFEDVHFKNVVLKNASLTSRKFDNCLFEHCEFHDINFSDSRFAECQFRHCLLSIVDLKSCKLQDVSFADCKLIGLDFSGCNPIFLDFRFENCIISSANFSGMTLPDLQFGESVVKECDFIDSNLENAAFCGCDLEGSQFSHTSLTKADFTSAKNYRIDPRNNKLAKAKFSLPEAIALLEMMEITVE; translated from the coding sequence ATGAAAATTTTAAGAACCATTTCGCCAAAAGAGTTTGATTTTGAGGATGTTCATTTTAAAAATGTGGTGTTGAAAAACGCCAGCCTTACATCGCGGAAATTTGACAATTGCCTGTTTGAGCACTGCGAATTTCACGACATCAATTTTTCGGACAGCCGGTTTGCCGAATGCCAATTTCGCCATTGCCTGTTGAGCATTGTCGATTTGAAAAGCTGTAAATTACAGGATGTTTCGTTTGCAGATTGCAAATTGATCGGGCTCGATTTTAGCGGCTGCAACCCTATTTTTCTCGATTTCCGGTTTGAAAATTGCATCATTTCCAGCGCCAATTTTTCCGGGATGACGCTCCCCGATTTGCAATTTGGCGAATCCGTGGTGAAAGAATGCGACTTTATCGACTCCAATCTGGAAAACGCCGCGTTCTGCGGTTGCGATCTCGAAGGCAGCCAGTTCAGCCACACATCGTTGACAAAAGCGGATTTTACATCCGCAAAAAATTATCGTATCGATCCGCGAAACAACAAACTGGCAAAAGCCAAATTTTCGCTGCCGGAAGCAATTGCGCTTTTGGAAATGATGGAAATAACTGTCGAATAA